DNA from Streptomyces sp. NBC_01476:
GACGCGGTGACCTTCTCCACCAGCGTCGGCAGCTTGTCGCGTACCTTGTCGGCGCCCATCCGCACGATGAAGGTCAGCCGGCCGGGCTCGCGGTCCGGGTCGAGGCGGTCGATGTAGGTCAGCGCCTCCTCCGGGGTGCTGCCGGGGCCGAGCTTGATGCCGATCGGGTTGCTGATCCGGGAGGCGAACTCGATGTGCGCCCCGTCCAGTTGCCGGGTCCGCTCGCCGATCCACACCATGTGGCCCGACACGTCGTAGAGCTTGCCGGTCCGCGAGTCGGTACGGGTCAGCGCCGTCTCGTAGTCCAGCAGCAACGCCTCGTGCGAGGCGTAGAACTCCACCGTGCGGAACTCCGCCGGGTCGGTGCCGCAGGCCGCCATGAAGTTCAGCGCGTTGTCGATCTCGCGGGCCAGTGCTTCGTAACGCTGGCCGGACGGCGAGGACTTGACGAAGTCCTGGTTCCAGGCGTGCACCTGGCGCAGATCGGCGTAGCCGCCGGTGGTGAAGGCCCGCACCAGGTTCAGGGTCGAGGCGGAGGCGTGGTACATCCGCTTGAGCCGTTCCGGGTCGGGGATGCGGGCCTCGGGGGTGAACTCGAAGCCGTTCACCGAGTCGCCCCGGTAGGTCGGCAGCGTCACCCCGTCGCGGGTCTCGGTCGGCTTGGAGCGCGGCTTGCTGTACTGCCCCGCGATCCGCCCGACCTTGACCACCGGCACCGAGGCGGCGTAGGTGAGCACCGCGCCCATCTGCAGCAGCGTCTTGAGCTTGTTGCGGATCTGGTCGGCGCCGACGGCGTCGAACGCCTCGGCGCAGTCGCCGCCCTGGAGCAGGAACGCCTCGCCCTTGGCCACCGCGGCCAGGCGGTTGCGCAGCTGGTCGCACTCCCCCGCGAACACGAGCGGCGGATACGAGGCGAGGTCGGCGATCACATCGCGCAGAGCCTCGGGGTCGGGCCACTCAGGCTGCTGCGCCGCGGGAAGAGCGTGCCAGGTGTTGCCACCGGCGTGGAGTTCAGCGTTCACGGTCACTCCCCCAGATTACGGGGTCGTCGCCGGCGGGTTTCGGCTCGCCCAGTGGGTGAGACATGGCGTCCGTGTGAATCGGGGCGGGAGTGACGGCGCGGTACCCGTGATCAGCGCGGGAAGGGCCATCGGCGCTGTTAGCGTCCCGCTTCGGGCGGTCTCCGCCGGAGACGAACGCCGAGAGCAGGGCGCCGCAGCGCGTCCCGGAGCCGAGGGCCGACACGTTGCCACGGAGCAGACACCGCAAAGGAAACGCACCGCTCGCCCGCCGCGTCGCCGCGGCCGTCCTGGCCGCCTCGGCCGCGTACGGCACCGTCGCCATGGCGGCGCCGCCCGGGGAAGGACCCGCCGAGCCGCCCGCCGGCACCCGCGCCCTGCAGGAGTCCTTCGCGTCGGCCGCCGGGGAGTTCAAAGTCCCGCAGAATGTCCTGATGGCGGTGGCGTACCGGCAGACCCGCTGGAACGCGCACGGCGGCCTGCCGAGCACCACCGGCAACTACAACGTGATGGGGCTGACCCAGGTCGACCCCGGTGATCTGGCCGCCCGCCCGGCAGGTGCCACCGACGGGCTGAACCAGAGCGGCGACCCGCGCCGCAGCGCGCGCTTCCACCCGGACGCCGCCCTGCGCACGCTGCGGGGAGCCGGCGCGGTCGACACCGGCGACCCGCGGCTGCACACCCTGGACCTCGCGGCCAAGCTGATCGGCCGCCCCGCCGGCAGCCTGCGGACCGACAGCGCGCAGAGCGTCCGGGGCGCCGCCGCGCTGCTCGCCCGGTACGAGAAGGCGGCGGTCGGCTCGCTGCCTGCCGACGTGGGCCGCTGGTACGCGGCGGTCGCCCGTTACAGCCAGTCCCCCGACGCCTCAGGTGCCCGGCAGTTCGCCGACAGCGTCTTCGCCACGGTCCGCAGCGGGCAGCGCGCGGTCACCGACGACGGCCAGCGGGTCGTCCTGCCCGCCTCGCCGCAGGTGTCGCCGGTCAGGACCGGCAGGATCCCGCTGACGCCCGCCGCCGCGGGGCCGGCGGTCAAGGCCGACGACGCGGTGACCCCGCAGTGCCCGGCCACCCTGCGCTGCGACGTCGCCGCCGCCGCGTTCCGGCAGAACAGCGCGGACAAGGCCGACTACGGCAACTACGACGTCACCGACCGGCCCGCCGACGGGCAGCGGATCACCTCGATCGTCATCCACGACACCGAGGGCACTTACGCGGGCACGGTCTCCAGCTTCCAGAACCCGACGGCGTACGCCAGCGCCCACTATGTGATCCGGGCCTCCGACGGCCAGGTCACCCAGATGGTGGCCGACAAGGACACCGCCTGGCACGCCGGCAACAAGACCGTCAACATGCACTCGATCGGCGTCGAGCACGAGGGCTATGCGATCAAGGCCGGCAGCTGGTACTCCGAGACCGAGTACAGCTCCTCCGCCCTGCTGGTGCGCTGGCTCTGCGCGACGTACGGCATCCCCCGTGACCGTGAGCACATCATCGGCCACGACGACGTCCCGGGACCGCTGGACTCCTACGCCGGCGGCATGCACTGGGACCCCGGCCCGTACTGGGACTGGAACCACTACATGGCGCTGATCCTGGCGCCCGACGGTTCGGACCGCACCGGCACCGTGCCCAAGGCCGGCCAGGTGATCAGCGTGGTGCCGCCGTACACCACCGGCAACCAGCCGGAGGTCACCTACGGCGGCAAGGCCCAGGCCCCCCACCCGGCGAACTTCGTCTACCTCCACACCTCGCCCTCCCTGACCTCCGCCCGGCTCGGCGACCCCTATCTGCACAGCGGGACCGCGGGCACCTCCGACGGACCGGACTGGGGCGACAAGGCGGTCGCCGGACAGCGGTTCGTGGTCGCGGAGCAGTCCGGCGACTGGACCGCGATCTGGTACGGCGGCAAGAAGGGCTGGTTCGCCGACCCGGGCGGCTCCAACGCCGCCGTGGACGACGCCGCCGACACCATCGTGCTCACCCCAGCGACCGGCCGCGACTCGGTCCCGGTGTACGGGCGCGGCTACCCGGAGACCGCCGCCTACGCGGGCACGGGCGTGCCGGTGCAGACCGACAACGACAAAGCGCTGACCCGGTACGCGCTCCCGGCCGGGCAGCGTTACGTCGCGGCCGGTCCCGCGGTCACCGGCGACTACTTCTACGCCCAGAACATCGACAACAGCGCTCCCGGCGACCACACCCTGGTCACCGGGAACACCACGTACTACCCGATCCGGTACAACCACCGGCTGGCGTACGTGAAGGCGTCCGACGTCCAGCGGATCACCGGCGCGGCCTCCTGAGCGGACACCGCCGCCCGCCCGGCGGGCATGCGATAGGCTCGGCCGCATGACCTCGCCGATGCACCAGACGCTCAACCAGAACTGGTGGTGGACCGCTTCCCGGGCGGCCCGCTGAACATCGCGCGTACTCACTTCGCGAAGGCCGCCCTCGCAGGGGCGGCCTTCGGCGTTTCCCGGGCCGGCCGCCCCCAGGACCCACCCCCTGGAAGGACCCCCGCCGTGCACCCGACCCCCGCCCAGCTGACAGCACGCCTGCTCGCCCCCGGCTGCCCGCCGTTCGCCCTGCTGCACCGCCACACCCCCGGCCGCCCCGAGGGGGTCGTCGAGGTGCTGCTCGGCCCGGTCGAGGAGCATGCGCGGCTCACCGACATCCCGCTGCCCACCGGTGCCCCCGGCGCCGCGGCCACCGACGTGCTCGCCCTGGTCCCGTTCTGCCAGATCCGTGAACGCGGCTTCGACGTCCGCGACGACGGCACCCCGCTGGCCGTCCTGCGGGTGCGGGAGCGGTACGAACTCCCGCTCGCCGCTCTGCCGGCCGCGCTGCCCGACCGGGACGTGCGGGTGACGGGCGGCGCCTTCGACGTCGCCGACGAGGTCTACGCGGGCATCGTGCGGCGGGTCATCGAGGACGAGATCGGCCGCGGTGAGGGCGCCAACTTCGTGATCCGGCGCACCTTCCGCGGCACCGTGCGGGAGTACGGTCCTGACGCCGCGCTGGCGCTGTTCGCGCGGCTGCTGCGCGGCGAACGCGGCGCGTACTGGACCTATGTCGTGCATACCCCGGAGCGGACCCTGGTCGGCGCCAGCCCCGAGGTGCATGTGCGGATGGCCGGCGGGACGGTGGTGATGAACCCGATCAGCGGCACCTACCGCTACCCCGAGCAGGGCCCGTCCGCCGAGGGGCTGCTGGCGTTCCTCCGCGACCCCAAGGAGGTCGAGGAGCTGACGATGGTGGTGGACGAGGAACTGAAGATGATGTGCACCGTCGGCGACCTCGGCGGGGTCGTGGTGGGCCCGCGGCTGAAGGAGATGGCGCACCTGGCGCACACCGAGTACGAGTTGCGCGGCCGGTCCACGATGGACGTACGGGAGGTGCTGCGCGAGACGATGTTCGCCGCGACGGTGACCGGGTCCCCGGTGCAGAACGCCTGCCGGGTCATCGAGCGGTACGAACCCGGGGGCCGCGGCTACTACGCGGGCGCGCTGGCGCTGATCGGCCGGGACGCGGGCGGGGCGCAGACACTGGACTCGCCGATCCTGATCCGTACCGCCGACATCTCGCCGGACGGCGAGCTGAAGGTGCCGGTCGGGGCGACGCTGGTGCGGCACTCCGACCCCGGCTCCGAGGTGGCCGAGACCCATGCCAAGGCGGCGGGTGTGCTGACCGCGCTGGGGGTGCGGCCGGCGCCGGTACGGGCCCCGGGCGCGCCCCGGCTGCGGCTGGCGGAGGACATCAGGGTCAGGACGGCGCTGGACGCCCGCCGGGCGGACCTGGCGCCCTTCTGGCTGCGGATGCAGACCGAGCACCCGCCGGCGACCGCCCACGCGCTGGTGGTCGACGGCGAGGACACCTTCACGGCGATGCTGGCGCATGTCCTGCGGTCGGCGGGCCTCGCGGTGACGGTACGGCGCTACGACGAGCCGGGGCTGCGGGCGGCGGCCGCGGCGCACCCGGGTCCTGTGGTGCTCGGCCCCGGCCCCGGCGATCCCGCCGACCCGGCGGACCCCAAGATGCGGCTGCTCCGCGCGCTGGCGGCTGACCTGCTGGCAGGTCACCGGCACGGGGTGCTCGGGGTCTGCCTCGGCCATGAACTGCTGGCCGCGGAGCTGGGGCTCGACCTGGTCCGCAAGGAGAACCCGGCCCAGGGGGCCCAGGAGCGGATCGACTTCTTCGGACGGGCGGAGACGGTCGGCTTCTACAACACCTTCACCGCGCGGTGCGACGCGGCGACGGCGGAGGAGCTGGCGATGCACCGGGTGGAGCTGAGCCGGGACCCGGTCACCGGGGACATCCACGCGATGCGTGCGCCCGGTTTCGCGGGGGTCCAGTTCCACCCGGAGTCCGTGCTCACCCTCAACGGCCCGGCTCTGCTCGCCTCCCTCCTGCCCCCGGTCACCGTCCGCTGAGACCGGCCCCTGAGACCGGCCGCTGAGACCGGCCGGTGCCCGGCGGAGGGCGCCGGTGCCGCGCCGGTTCAGGCCATTTCGGGAGTGGGGGTGGGCGGGGGCGGGAGGATCGGGTCGATCAGCATCAGGACGGCGGCGATCATCGCGTACGCGTCCGCTGTACCGTCCACCACCAGATCCGCCAGGGCCCGGGAGGGGGCGACATGGGCGAAGTGCCGCTCCCTCCCGCTCGCCAGATAGTTCCGCAGGGACAGCGCCGGGTCCTGCTGCTGGATCTCGATCTTGCGCAGGATCTTGCGGGCCAGCCGGATGTCGTCCGGGGTGTCCACGTAGACCCGCCAGGTCGCGCGGGCCACCACCGGGGCGAGGGTGAGCGCGAAGAGCCCCTCCACCACGACCAGCCGGTACCGCCCGCCCGAGGTCATCGCGTCCACGGCCGCGGCGACGGCGCCCTCGTCGATGGAGCCGGGATGGTTCCAGTCGAGGATCTCCGCACCGGACGCACTGCGGGTACGCACCCCGCGCAGGGGGTCGTAGAAGTCGTCGAGATGGATCAGACCGACGCTCTCGGGGTGGTGCAGCGCCAGCGCGTCGGCAAGGGTGGACTTGCCCGATGCGGTGCCGCCTGCGACCGCCAGTACAGGCACCGAATGCCTGCTCGCCACACCCGCCATACCGGGCGCTCCTTCACGTGCTCAAGGGAAAACGAAGCGGCCGGACAAGCCGGGTGCACGGAGGATAGGACCCGGCGATCGTCCACGGCAAGACATGTCGGTCACGGCGCGGCCGAGCAGGACCGGATGGCCCGTGGGAGGGTCCGCGGGAAGATCCGCAGGAAGGTCCGTGGGAAGGGCTGGGAGCACCTTGGCAAGCGGCGGGGGTCAGCCGAAGAAGACCTGGACCTCCTCGTAGAGCGACGCCGGCACCGTCTTGATGGTGGCGATCGCGTCCTTGATCGGCACCCGCACGACCCGGGTGCCCTGCAGCGCCACCATCTTCCCGAAGTCGCCCTCGCGTACCGCCTCGATCGCGTGCAGCCCGAAGCGGGTGGCGAGCCAGCGGTCGAAGGCACTGGGTGTGCCGCCGCGCTGGACGTGCCCGAGCACGGTGGTCCTGGCCTCCTTGCCGGTGCGCTTCTCGATCTGGGTGGCGAGCCATTCGCCGATGCCGGAGAGCCGGACATGGCCGAAGGAGTCCAGCGTGCCGTCCTTGAGCACCAGGTCGCCGTCCTGCGGCATCGCCCCCTCGGCGACCACCACGATCGGCGCGTAACGGATCTTGAACCGGCTCTCCACCCACGCGCAGACCTGGTCGAGGTCGAACCGCTGCTCGGGGATGAGGATGACGTTGGCGCCGCCGGCCAGCCCGGAGTGCAGGGCGATCCAGCCGGCGTGCCGGCCCATCACCTCGACGACCAGCACCCGCATATGGGACTCGGCGGTGGTGTGCAGGCGGTCGATCGCCTCGGTGGCGATGTTGACCGCGGTGTCGAAGCCGAAGGTGTAGTCGGTGGCCGACAGGTCGTTGTCGATGGTCTTCGGTACGCCGACGCACGGGATGCCGTGCTGCTCGTGGAGTTCCGCGGCGACCCCGAGGGTGTCCTCGCCGCCGATCACGATGAGCGCTTCGACGTCGTTCTCCGCGAGGTTCGCTCTGACCCGGTCGACGCCGCCTTCGGCCTTGAGCGGATTGGTCCGTGAGGACCCGAGGATGGTGCCGCCGCGGGGCAGGATGCCGCGGACGGCCGGGATGTCGAGCGGTACCGTGTCCCCCTGCAGGGGCCCGCGCCAGCCGTCCCGGAACCCGGTGAAGTCGTAGCCGTACTCCTGGACGCCTTTACGGACGATGCCGCGGATGACCGCGTTGAGACCGGGGCAGTCCCCGCCACCGGTCAGAACTCCGACCCGCATGGACTCTTCCCTTCGTCGCAAGCCAGCTGTGCCGGATGTGCAACCTCCGC
Protein-coding regions in this window:
- a CDS encoding class II 3-deoxy-7-phosphoheptulonate synthase, producing the protein MTVNAELHAGGNTWHALPAAQQPEWPDPEALRDVIADLASYPPLVFAGECDQLRNRLAAVAKGEAFLLQGGDCAEAFDAVGADQIRNKLKTLLQMGAVLTYAASVPVVKVGRIAGQYSKPRSKPTETRDGVTLPTYRGDSVNGFEFTPEARIPDPERLKRMYHASASTLNLVRAFTTGGYADLRQVHAWNQDFVKSSPSGQRYEALAREIDNALNFMAACGTDPAEFRTVEFYASHEALLLDYETALTRTDSRTGKLYDVSGHMVWIGERTRQLDGAHIEFASRISNPIGIKLGPGSTPEEALTYIDRLDPDREPGRLTFIVRMGADKVRDKLPTLVEKVTASGAQVAWVSDPMHGNTFEAASGHKTRRFDDVLDEVKGFFEVHHGLGTHPGGIHVELTGDDVTECVGGGDEIFVDDLHQRYETACDPRLNRSQSLDLAFLVAEMYRGQ
- a CDS encoding N-acetylmuramoyl-L-alanine amidase, with translation MPRSRHRKGNAPLARRVAAAVLAASAAYGTVAMAAPPGEGPAEPPAGTRALQESFASAAGEFKVPQNVLMAVAYRQTRWNAHGGLPSTTGNYNVMGLTQVDPGDLAARPAGATDGLNQSGDPRRSARFHPDAALRTLRGAGAVDTGDPRLHTLDLAAKLIGRPAGSLRTDSAQSVRGAAALLARYEKAAVGSLPADVGRWYAAVARYSQSPDASGARQFADSVFATVRSGQRAVTDDGQRVVLPASPQVSPVRTGRIPLTPAAAGPAVKADDAVTPQCPATLRCDVAAAAFRQNSADKADYGNYDVTDRPADGQRITSIVIHDTEGTYAGTVSSFQNPTAYASAHYVIRASDGQVTQMVADKDTAWHAGNKTVNMHSIGVEHEGYAIKAGSWYSETEYSSSALLVRWLCATYGIPRDREHIIGHDDVPGPLDSYAGGMHWDPGPYWDWNHYMALILAPDGSDRTGTVPKAGQVISVVPPYTTGNQPEVTYGGKAQAPHPANFVYLHTSPSLTSARLGDPYLHSGTAGTSDGPDWGDKAVAGQRFVVAEQSGDWTAIWYGGKKGWFADPGGSNAAVDDAADTIVLTPATGRDSVPVYGRGYPETAAYAGTGVPVQTDNDKALTRYALPAGQRYVAAGPAVTGDYFYAQNIDNSAPGDHTLVTGNTTYYPIRYNHRLAYVKASDVQRITGAAS
- a CDS encoding anthranilate synthase family protein, whose translation is MHPTPAQLTARLLAPGCPPFALLHRHTPGRPEGVVEVLLGPVEEHARLTDIPLPTGAPGAAATDVLALVPFCQIRERGFDVRDDGTPLAVLRVRERYELPLAALPAALPDRDVRVTGGAFDVADEVYAGIVRRVIEDEIGRGEGANFVIRRTFRGTVREYGPDAALALFARLLRGERGAYWTYVVHTPERTLVGASPEVHVRMAGGTVVMNPISGTYRYPEQGPSAEGLLAFLRDPKEVEELTMVVDEELKMMCTVGDLGGVVVGPRLKEMAHLAHTEYELRGRSTMDVREVLRETMFAATVTGSPVQNACRVIERYEPGGRGYYAGALALIGRDAGGAQTLDSPILIRTADISPDGELKVPVGATLVRHSDPGSEVAETHAKAAGVLTALGVRPAPVRAPGAPRLRLAEDIRVRTALDARRADLAPFWLRMQTEHPPATAHALVVDGEDTFTAMLAHVLRSAGLAVTVRRYDEPGLRAAAAAHPGPVVLGPGPGDPADPADPKMRLLRALAADLLAGHRHGVLGVCLGHELLAAELGLDLVRKENPAQGAQERIDFFGRAETVGFYNTFTARCDAATAEELAMHRVELSRDPVTGDIHAMRAPGFAGVQFHPESVLTLNGPALLASLLPPVTVR
- a CDS encoding uridine kinase family protein, whose translation is MAGVASRHSVPVLAVAGGTASGKSTLADALALHHPESVGLIHLDDFYDPLRGVRTRSASGAEILDWNHPGSIDEGAVAAAVDAMTSGGRYRLVVVEGLFALTLAPVVARATWRVYVDTPDDIRLARKILRKIEIQQQDPALSLRNYLASGRERHFAHVAPSRALADLVVDGTADAYAMIAAVLMLIDPILPPPPTPTPEMA
- a CDS encoding 6-phosphofructokinase, encoding MRVGVLTGGGDCPGLNAVIRGIVRKGVQEYGYDFTGFRDGWRGPLQGDTVPLDIPAVRGILPRGGTILGSSRTNPLKAEGGVDRVRANLAENDVEALIVIGGEDTLGVAAELHEQHGIPCVGVPKTIDNDLSATDYTFGFDTAVNIATEAIDRLHTTAESHMRVLVVEVMGRHAGWIALHSGLAGGANVILIPEQRFDLDQVCAWVESRFKIRYAPIVVVAEGAMPQDGDLVLKDGTLDSFGHVRLSGIGEWLATQIEKRTGKEARTTVLGHVQRGGTPSAFDRWLATRFGLHAIEAVREGDFGKMVALQGTRVVRVPIKDAIATIKTVPASLYEEVQVFFG